Proteins encoded within one genomic window of Terriglobus sp. TAA 43:
- a CDS encoding glycoside hydrolase family 97 protein, translating into MTKHWILIGLFTLGVVQQTHAQDNRLQSPDGRLVMTFSVNTSKPLSTQGSGQLQYSVTFKGKPIIDASAMGLALDDQLSLGENITIEDAKTSSGIDDYPLMFSKVSHVHDAYNALSLTLREPGSNGRGRSLVVEASAYNSGIAFRYLLPAPPRGNTELRLRDEETEFRFSQDDTAWVLALPNYRSSYESEYVRYNLSALSNQGGVSSHFLIGMPTLLHQPGDAWISLMEADLEGNSSAYVTNPTGNWAGHMLRVKLSPRWDDPSFAVTGTLPHHSAWRVLGIADTPGELLESNLQTDLNPPSRVKDTSWIRPGKASWNWWVDNVNAKGESGNSQFTTETMKYYVDFAAKSGFPYFFLDAGWSGGDITKMNGKVDIPELVKYAATKHVKVWIWLYSTAVMEQMKEAFPLYEKWGVAGMKIDFVNRDDQEGIQFFYDVAREAAAHHLMVDFHGCHTPWGIMRTYPNVMSYEAVLGLENNKVGRRDSPVDRSVFAWTRALAGPLDYTAGAFDSQTEASFVARNASPQVMGTRAQQLALYVVYENPVPMVSDSPQNYEGEAAAAFQFLKDVPTTWDETRVLGGDVGEYSIVARRHGNEWYLGSTTNWTPRELKVPLKFLGNGNYTAEVYEDGADASTQPKHVSIRKASVTSNSTLNLNLAPGGGAAIRFLPAK; encoded by the coding sequence ATGACGAAACACTGGATCTTGATTGGATTATTTACCTTGGGGGTGGTACAGCAGACGCATGCCCAGGACAATCGTTTGCAGTCGCCCGATGGGCGATTGGTGATGACGTTTTCCGTAAACACATCGAAGCCGCTTTCAACGCAGGGAAGCGGACAGTTGCAGTACTCCGTTACATTCAAGGGCAAGCCAATCATCGATGCTTCCGCAATGGGGCTTGCACTGGATGATCAGCTTTCGTTGGGAGAGAACATAACAATTGAGGATGCAAAGACATCGAGTGGGATCGATGACTATCCGCTCATGTTTTCAAAGGTGAGCCATGTTCACGATGCCTATAACGCACTTTCGCTGACGTTGAGAGAACCCGGTTCGAACGGGCGTGGCCGCAGTCTTGTTGTGGAGGCGAGCGCATACAACAGCGGTATTGCTTTCCGCTATCTGCTTCCTGCTCCGCCGCGTGGCAATACAGAACTTCGTCTGCGGGATGAAGAGACAGAGTTTCGCTTTAGCCAGGACGATACTGCGTGGGTACTGGCGCTGCCGAATTATCGATCCAGCTACGAAAGCGAATATGTCCGCTACAATCTATCCGCGTTGAGCAATCAGGGTGGAGTTTCCAGCCACTTCCTTATCGGCATGCCTACGTTGCTGCACCAACCGGGTGACGCATGGATTTCATTGATGGAAGCTGATCTGGAAGGGAACAGCTCCGCCTATGTTACGAATCCGACTGGGAACTGGGCAGGACATATGTTGCGCGTCAAGTTATCACCGCGGTGGGATGATCCGTCGTTTGCTGTTACCGGAACGCTACCGCATCATTCCGCGTGGCGTGTGCTTGGTATCGCTGATACGCCGGGAGAACTGCTGGAGAGCAATCTGCAAACAGATTTGAATCCACCCAGCCGTGTGAAGGATACAAGCTGGATCCGGCCAGGCAAGGCTTCGTGGAACTGGTGGGTTGATAACGTGAACGCGAAAGGCGAATCCGGTAATTCGCAGTTCACTACGGAGACGATGAAGTATTACGTGGACTTTGCGGCGAAGTCTGGCTTCCCCTACTTTTTTCTGGATGCGGGATGGTCTGGTGGTGACATCACCAAGATGAATGGAAAAGTCGATATTCCAGAACTGGTGAAGTACGCTGCGACGAAGCACGTGAAGGTGTGGATTTGGCTCTACTCCACTGCAGTGATGGAACAGATGAAGGAAGCCTTTCCGTTGTATGAGAAGTGGGGCGTCGCTGGGATGAAGATTGACTTTGTCAATCGTGACGATCAGGAAGGTATTCAGTTCTTCTACGACGTGGCGCGCGAAGCAGCCGCTCACCATCTGATGGTGGATTTTCATGGATGTCATACGCCGTGGGGCATTATGCGCACCTATCCCAACGTGATGAGCTATGAGGCAGTACTGGGACTCGAGAACAACAAGGTAGGCCGGCGCGACAGCCCTGTGGATCGTTCAGTCTTTGCATGGACACGAGCGCTCGCTGGTCCTTTGGACTACACGGCGGGCGCATTTGACAGCCAGACAGAAGCCAGCTTTGTTGCGCGCAATGCATCGCCTCAGGTGATGGGAACGCGTGCGCAGCAGCTTGCGTTGTATGTCGTGTATGAAAACCCTGTCCCGATGGTGTCCGACAGCCCACAAAACTATGAAGGCGAAGCCGCTGCCGCGTTCCAGTTTTTGAAGGATGTTCCCACAACGTGGGATGAAACTCGCGTTCTAGGTGGAGATGTTGGCGAATACTCTATCGTTGCGCGACGTCACGGCAACGAGTGGTATCTGGGCAGCACGACCAACTGGACACCGCGAGAGCTGAAGGTGCCACTGAAGTTTCTTGGCAACGGCAACTATACGGCTGAGGTGTACGAAGATGGCGCCGATGCGTCAACGCAACCAAAGCATGTGAGCATACGGAAGGCTTCCGTCACATCGAATTCGACGCTCAATCTGAACCTTGCGCCAGGTGGCGGAGCGGCAATACGCTTCCTTCCTGCAAAGTGA
- a CDS encoding glycoside hydrolase N-terminal domain-containing protein: MSTRREFIAGAAATAAIATGKPFHASASSNANTATTLWYSQEAKQWLEALPLGNGNQGAMIFGGVTQERLALSDSTAWSGAPNEHSVNPEAKAHIAEIRQLLFDGKYVEATQLSRKYVAGHATNFGTNLPLPDVLIDFESPSHPITDYHRTLTLDDAVAEVSFRSGGQSHSREAFASHAHRLIAYRIAHPSSFRVHFAASQLPFTVHTEGNRLVLLGRAVETKHSDGKSGVNFEIHVEVITQDGHTEPNTNGITVKKARTATILIAIATSFRGNDPNAACRQTLTTARSLSYEKLKEAHIADYAPLFRRMSFSLGSDSNENTPTDMRISNVKKGASDPGLHALFFQFGRYLTIAGSRADSHLPLALQGIWNDGLAAAMGWTDDFHLDINTEQNYWAAEVCNLSECQTPLFRFLEFLRIAGQKPAREMYDAPGWIAHTVANPWGYTAPGDVGWGNFPVAGVWLSLQMWEHYRFTNDKVFLRQTAFPIFRDAAEFFLAYMATEPTHGWLVTGPSESPENAFKDPRGGNASESMMPAVDRVMTFALFDICEQTCKALNSDMPLADRVKTAKAKLPPLQIGSHGQLQEWLKDVEDAYPNHRHTSQLTSLYPESQVDVRTTPTLAHAAEITIQRRVAAPDWEQTEWGRANFMAFYARLLKGDESVHYLNDLLSHATGNNLLTFSQGGVAGAEQNIFAIDGNTGGTAAIAEMLVQSQRGEIELLPALPDAWPNGEVRGLCARGGYTVDIAWQNGVLIHAAVRSRFSGAIPVRYRDSVKSFNMAANETLRLRPTMFK, from the coding sequence TTGAGTACGCGCCGCGAATTCATTGCAGGCGCTGCGGCTACGGCCGCAATTGCCACTGGTAAGCCGTTTCACGCGTCAGCATCATCCAACGCAAACACAGCAACTACCCTTTGGTACAGCCAGGAAGCAAAACAGTGGCTGGAGGCTTTGCCGCTGGGCAATGGCAATCAAGGCGCCATGATCTTTGGCGGAGTAACACAGGAGAGGCTTGCACTTTCCGACTCCACTGCTTGGTCCGGGGCTCCTAACGAGCATTCCGTCAATCCAGAAGCGAAAGCGCATATTGCTGAGATCCGGCAGCTGCTGTTTGATGGAAAATATGTCGAAGCGACGCAGCTAAGTCGCAAATATGTCGCAGGCCACGCCACGAACTTTGGCACGAACCTGCCGCTTCCCGATGTGTTAATCGACTTCGAATCGCCGTCTCATCCCATTACGGATTACCACCGTACGCTCACTCTGGATGACGCCGTGGCAGAAGTATCCTTCCGATCTGGAGGACAGAGTCACTCGCGAGAAGCATTTGCATCGCATGCTCACAGGCTGATTGCCTATCGCATTGCGCATCCTAGCTCGTTCCGTGTTCACTTTGCCGCGTCACAACTTCCGTTTACGGTGCACACCGAAGGCAATCGTTTGGTCTTGCTGGGCAGGGCGGTTGAAACCAAGCATAGCGACGGAAAGTCTGGCGTTAATTTCGAAATCCATGTGGAAGTCATCACGCAAGACGGACATACCGAACCTAACACCAATGGCATAACGGTCAAGAAAGCCCGTACTGCAACCATCCTTATCGCGATCGCAACATCCTTCCGTGGCAACGATCCAAACGCAGCCTGCCGACAAACTCTGACAACCGCGCGCAGCTTGTCATACGAGAAGCTGAAAGAAGCGCACATCGCAGATTATGCCCCGCTCTTCCGAAGAATGTCGTTTAGCTTGGGCAGCGATTCAAATGAGAACACGCCCACGGATATGCGGATCAGCAATGTGAAGAAGGGTGCAAGCGATCCTGGATTGCATGCACTCTTCTTTCAATTTGGGCGTTATCTCACAATCGCTGGATCACGTGCTGACTCACATCTTCCGCTGGCTCTGCAGGGCATCTGGAATGACGGCCTCGCTGCTGCGATGGGGTGGACCGATGACTTCCACCTGGATATCAACACAGAACAGAATTACTGGGCCGCGGAAGTCTGCAACTTATCAGAGTGCCAGACGCCGCTCTTCCGCTTCCTTGAGTTCCTGCGCATCGCAGGTCAGAAGCCAGCAAGAGAGATGTATGACGCTCCTGGCTGGATTGCACATACCGTTGCCAACCCTTGGGGCTACACTGCTCCGGGCGATGTGGGATGGGGTAATTTCCCGGTTGCAGGTGTCTGGCTTTCGTTGCAGATGTGGGAACACTATCGCTTCACGAACGACAAAGTGTTCCTGCGGCAAACAGCCTTTCCTATCTTTCGCGACGCCGCCGAATTTTTCCTAGCATATATGGCTACAGAGCCAACGCATGGATGGCTGGTAACAGGACCATCTGAATCGCCAGAAAACGCATTCAAAGATCCGCGCGGCGGCAACGCCAGTGAAAGCATGATGCCCGCTGTGGATCGGGTGATGACGTTCGCGCTCTTCGATATCTGCGAGCAGACATGCAAAGCTCTTAACTCCGATATGCCACTCGCCGATCGGGTAAAGACGGCGAAGGCAAAACTACCTCCACTCCAAATTGGCAGCCATGGTCAATTGCAAGAATGGCTGAAGGACGTTGAGGATGCCTATCCGAATCATCGCCACACCTCTCAACTGACCTCTCTCTATCCCGAATCACAAGTCGATGTCCGAACTACTCCCACCCTGGCACATGCAGCGGAGATAACAATTCAACGCCGCGTCGCGGCACCAGACTGGGAACAGACGGAATGGGGTCGCGCCAATTTCATGGCGTTCTATGCTCGGCTGTTGAAGGGTGATGAGTCAGTTCACTATCTTAACGATTTGCTCTCTCATGCCACGGGCAATAACCTGCTCACCTTCTCTCAGGGTGGCGTTGCTGGAGCAGAGCAAAACATTTTCGCAATCGATGGCAATACCGGTGGAACAGCTGCAATTGCAGAGATGCTGGTGCAATCGCAACGAGGCGAAATTGAACTTCTGCCTGCTCTGCCAGACGCATGGCCCAATGGCGAAGTGCGAGGCCTGTGCGCACGTGGAGGTTATACCGTCGACATTGCATGGCAGAACGGCGTGCTGATCCACGCAGCCGTTCGCAGCCGCTTTTCTGGAGCTATCCCCGTTCGCTATCGTGACTCAGTGAAATCGTTCAACATGGCGGCAAACGAGACGCTACGACTGCGTCCCACGATGTTCAAGTAA